CCATATCATTCAAGGCTTTTAAATGCATTTCAATACGTTCTTTGTCCTTATTGTAAAAAGCAATATGTTCAAAGTCATCAATGTTAATGTCTGATTCAATTAGTTGATTTACTGCATTTAATATGTTTAGGTTAAAAGCTGCTGTTACCTCTTTGTTGTCGTTATAAGCAGCCTCTAGAATATGTATATCCTTTACCATATCTAAACCCAAAAATAATTCATCACCTACTCTCATGAAGTTATAAAGTGACTGTAAAAATTGTATTGACTGTTCTCGTGTAAAATTACCCAAGGTGCTTCCAAAAAAACAAAATATCCTTTCACCTCCTTCTGGAAGAAAATCCAATTGATGCATAAAATCAGCTACAAGTCCATTTACTTTTAGCATAGGATATTGTTTTAGCAAGCATTTCACAGATTCTTCAATTGCACTTTGGCTAACATCTACAGGATAATATGTGATGTTCTCTAATTTGGCCTCAGCAATACGACTTAGAAATAATGAAATCTTGGAACAATCTCCACTTCCGAGTTCAATAATAGATTTGTTTGAATACTCCTTAAATACACTAGAATCAATATTTTTTAGAATAGATTTCTCTGTTCGCGTAGGATAATACTCCTCTAGTTTTGTTATTTCTTCAAAAAGCGATGAACCTTTCTCATCATAAAAAAACTTGCTTGAAATATATTTTTGATCAGCCTGTAATCCTGTTAAGATTTCTTTACGGATGTCTTCCAAACCTATTTGAGGCAGGAAATTGCTTATCGTTATCGTGTTAGATGTTATTGTTTTTTCTTCACTAAAATTCATCATTCGAGCTATTTGGGTTCCCCTGTTTCATATGGATTATTTGGGTCGTTACTCCATTCAAACCAACCACCGTCAAAAACAGAAACTCTCGGCCAGCCCATGAGCCAAGCATTATAAAAGGCTTCACTACCTCGCCAACCTGTTCCACAATAAAAAGCCAAATGCTTGTCAGGCTTAATATTTACTTCATTCCAAATTTCTTCTATTTCATGAAACTCTCTCATGGTGTGATCGAG
This portion of the Bacteroidota bacterium genome encodes:
- the egtD gene encoding L-histidine N(alpha)-methyltransferase, coding for MNFSEEKTITSNTITISNFLPQIGLEDIRKEILTGLQADQKYISSKFFYDEKGSSLFEEITKLEEYYPTRTEKSILKNIDSSVFKEYSNKSIIELGSGDCSKISLFLSRIAEAKLENITYYPVDVSQSAIEESVKCLLKQYPMLKVNGLVADFMHQLDFLPEGGERIFCFFGSTLGNFTREQSIQFLQSLYNFMRVGDELFLGLDMVKDIHILEAAYNDNKEVTAAFNLNILNAVNQLIESDINIDDFEHIAFYNKDKERIEMHLKALNDMEIKSPFSDQTIGLKKEEMIHTENSHKFSKTYINHLAEKTELEVSNIFTDEKGWFSLVHLLKK